One Cryptomeria japonica chromosome 9, Sugi_1.0, whole genome shotgun sequence genomic window carries:
- the LOC131062860 gene encoding F-box/kelch-repeat protein At5g15710-like, with protein sequence MEEMKGESIVAVEGDANHCGISKLPQDLKELIFSKLPLESICSSRIICKEWNFILSSVNFLSSVPIQYPWLLICNDQKDKSWCCMTYCFSAQKWRTLSLSFLPKPKGGNTRFLRRVGLGLLHFQEISTSQLFVCNPLMRSYAEIEIDATGKFMHIVQRGNREPYLVICSNFGEFSFQIYHYFQGSWNIKFQFAGEMRSSHILCYEMVVCNNVLFWRGPRLRVIIGFKIQDEGFISPVTLAPLPSEMVEDRDLLLLSMVSYGSSVLFVFVKLNNQRLDKTYPPSFRGIHPSTVENICELDRTQEGIIIWELFQDEENELVWKWKEFLRMPPLSLHEYLDEDWWYGDCVCVGDYLCFSGLYGGESVKVFAYNLKEGFWQRLPPCKMENRNWRMVSFEPKPYLYQFLRKSRERAWMT encoded by the coding sequence atggaagaaatgaagggagaatCCATCGTCGCAGTTGAAGGAGATGCAAATCATTGTGGTATATCTAAGCTGCCTCAGGATTTGAAGGAATTGATATTTTCAAAGCTTCCATTGGAATCAATTTGTAGCTCTCGCATAATCTGTAAAGAATGGAATTTTATTTTATCTTCCGTCAATTTTTTATCTTCAGTGCCAATTCAATATCCATGGCTTCTCATCTGCAATGATCAAAAGGATAAAAGCTGGTGTTGTATGACATATTGCTTTTCTGCACAAAAATGGAGGACTTTgtctctctcttttcttccaaaACCTAAGGGAGGCAACACCAGATTTTTACGGAGAGTAGGGCTGGGGTTACTGCACTTTCAAGAGATCTCGACTTCGCAATTATTTGTTTGCAATCCTCTTATGAGATCTTATGCAGAGATAGAAATAGATGCCACCGGCAAATTTATGCATATTGTGCAGCGAGGAAATAGAGAACCCTATTTGGTAATCTGCTCAAATTTTGGAGAATTTTCCTTCCAGATCTACCACTATTTTCAAGGTTCATGGAATATTAAGTTTCAATTTGCAGGGGAAATGCGGTCATCACATATTTTATGTTATGAAATGGTTGTGTGCAATAACGTTCTTTTCTGGAGGGGACCGCGACTTAGGGTTATCATCGGTTTCAAAATCCAAGATGAGGGTTTCATTAGCCCTGTTACATTAGCTCCATTACCATCTGAAATGGTTGAAGATCGGGATCTTTTGCTTTTATCTATGGTTTCATATGGTTCGTCTGTTCTTTTCGTATTCGTCAAACTCAACAATCAGAGGCTTGACAAAACTTACCCCCCATCGTTTCGTGGAATTCATCCATCCACTGTAGAAAACATTTGCGAACTTGACCGGACTCAGGAAGGAATTATTATCTGGGAGTTGTTTCAGGACGAAGAGAATGAGTTGGTTTGGAAGTGGAAAGAATTTTTAAGAATGCCTCCACTGTCGCTCCATGAATATCTTGATGAAGATTGGTGGTATGGAGATTGTGTTTGTGTGGGAGATTACCTATGCTTCAGCGGTCTATATGGTGGTGAAAGTGTAAAGGTGTTTGCATATAATCTAAAGGAAGGGTTTTGGCAACGCCTTCCACCCTGTAAAATGGAGAACAGAAACTGGAGGATGGTGTCGTTTGAACCGAAACCCTATCTTTATCAGTTCTTAAGAAAATCGAGGGAACGAGCTTGGATGACATGA